In Chryseobacterium gleum, a single genomic region encodes these proteins:
- a CDS encoding Crp/Fnr family transcriptional regulator, translated as MPQEQQIAIEERFARVFNDKSFKERLSSADFEKYINGKKKLSFQKHETIFEDGETPKGVYVLEKGAAKLSKSGAFGKDQILRFIKEGDIIGYRSLLCGENFQAKAEAMTDIECVFLPADIFMYLLEVDPQLSFVMLQKISYELGESSNTITFLAQKTVRERLAEILLLLEQKLGVDPEGFIKISLTREEIANIIGTATESAIRLISEFKQDNLIEVDGRNIKILNHDKLMKLGHVVL; from the coding sequence ATGCCGCAGGAACAACAGATAGCAATTGAAGAGAGGTTCGCCAGAGTTTTTAATGATAAATCATTTAAGGAAAGACTTTCTAGCGCAGATTTTGAAAAATATATTAATGGCAAAAAGAAACTGAGTTTTCAGAAACATGAAACCATTTTCGAGGATGGGGAAACTCCAAAAGGAGTATATGTCCTGGAAAAAGGTGCGGCCAAACTTTCAAAATCAGGAGCGTTCGGAAAAGATCAGATTTTAAGATTTATCAAAGAAGGGGATATTATCGGCTATCGTTCTTTGCTTTGCGGGGAAAACTTCCAGGCTAAAGCAGAGGCCATGACAGATATTGAATGTGTATTTTTGCCAGCAGATATCTTTATGTATCTTCTGGAAGTAGATCCACAGCTTTCTTTCGTAATGCTTCAGAAAATTTCTTATGAATTGGGAGAATCATCCAATACCATTACTTTCCTTGCTCAGAAAACGGTAAGAGAAAGACTGGCAGAAATTCTTTTGCTTCTGGAACAGAAACTGGGAGTAGACCCTGAAGGGTTTATCAAGATCTCATTGACGAGAGAAGAAATTGCCAACATTATCGGTACTGCTACAGAAAGCGCCATCCGTCTGATCTCTGAATTCAAACAGGATAATCTGATTGAAGTTGACGGGAGAAATATCAAGATTCTAAATCACGACAAACTCATGAAACTCGGTCACGTAGTTTTATAA
- a CDS encoding hydroxymethylpyrimidine/phosphomethylpyrimidine kinase, with translation MQERPYVISIAGFDPSGGAGLLSDSKTFEQSKVMGLGVCTALTLQTASQCLSLEWRPLDEVTEAIQVLMENYPVSAVKIGIVKDVGFLSKIVETIQKSNSEVKIVWDPVLKSTSEFTFFDLDTLPQLKNTINKLSLITPNYNEYSVLKENYLLPDTRQCALLIKGGHREDLLGTDILVENGKEILLVPAEDNMVYFPKHGSGCVLSSAITAELAKGKNMETSCRNGKLYIGKFLKSNSSLLGTHS, from the coding sequence ATGCAGGAACGTCCTTATGTCATAAGCATTGCGGGCTTTGACCCAAGTGGTGGAGCAGGCTTATTATCAGACAGTAAAACCTTTGAGCAATCCAAAGTAATGGGACTGGGAGTATGTACTGCATTAACACTGCAAACCGCTTCCCAATGTCTTAGCCTTGAATGGCGTCCTTTGGATGAAGTGACTGAAGCCATTCAGGTCTTGATGGAAAACTATCCTGTTTCAGCAGTGAAAATCGGAATTGTGAAAGATGTCGGTTTTTTAAGCAAAATTGTAGAAACGATTCAAAAAAGTAACTCTGAAGTTAAAATTGTTTGGGATCCTGTCCTGAAAAGCACTTCCGAATTCACTTTTTTTGATCTTGACACACTTCCTCAATTAAAAAATACCATTAATAAGCTCAGTTTAATAACTCCGAATTATAATGAATACAGTGTTTTAAAGGAAAATTATCTTCTACCGGATACCCGTCAATGTGCATTGCTGATCAAAGGAGGGCATAGAGAAGATCTTTTGGGAACGGACATTTTAGTTGAAAACGGAAAAGAAATTCTATTAGTTCCGGCCGAAGATAATATGGTATATTTTCCCAAACATGGTTCAGGTTGTGTTTTATCCTCAGCCATTACAGCAGAACTTGCGAAAGGGAAAAATATGGAAACGTCCTGCCGGAACGGAAAATTATATATCGGAAAATTTTTAAAAAGCAATTCCTCTTTACTGGGAACACATTCATAG
- the thiC gene encoding phosphomethylpyrimidine synthase ThiC: MAHSITCSPFPNSKKIYVEGKLHPINVAMREIQLSPTKLSNGGFEHNAPVTIYDTSGPYTDENAVVDIQKGLPRIREQWILERNDVNILDGITSEYGKARLADPRLDELRFSYDHKPKVAKEGKELTQLYYAKQGIITPEMEYVAIRENQRIEQLDSVSKEMSFQHPGHSFGANTPKGKITPEFVRDEIAAGRAIIPNNINHPESEPMIIGRNFLVKINANIGNSAVSSSIEEEVEKAVWACRWGADTIMDLSTGKNIHETREWIIRNSPVPIGTVPIYQALEKVKGVPEDLTWEIFRDTLIEQAEQGVSYFTIHAGVLLRYIHLTANRVTGIVSRGGSIMAKWCLFHHKESFLYTHFEEICEIMKKYDVAFSLGDGLRPGSIADANDAAQFAELETLGELTKIAWKHNVQVMIEGPGHVPMHMIKENMDKQLKECHEAPFYTLGPLTTDIAPGYDHITSGIGAAMIGWFGCAMLCYVTPKEHLGLPNKDDVKVGVITYKLAAHAADLAKGHPGAQYRDNALSKARFEFRWEDQFNLSLDPETARAYHDETLPAEGAKIAHFCSMCGPKFCSMKITQEIRESAEKGMLDKSQEFIEKGKEIYI, translated from the coding sequence ATGGCTCACTCCATTACATGTTCGCCATTTCCGAACTCAAAGAAAATCTATGTTGAAGGAAAACTACACCCTATCAATGTAGCCATGCGTGAAATACAGCTTAGCCCAACCAAACTTAGCAATGGCGGCTTTGAACATAATGCTCCGGTAACGATCTATGATACTTCAGGGCCTTATACCGATGAAAATGCAGTTGTCGATATTCAGAAAGGGCTTCCTAGAATCAGAGAACAATGGATTCTGGAAAGAAATGATGTGAATATCTTAGACGGAATTACATCTGAATACGGAAAAGCCCGTTTAGCCGATCCACGTCTTGACGAACTGAGGTTTTCCTATGACCATAAACCTAAAGTTGCTAAAGAAGGAAAAGAATTGACACAGCTTTATTATGCTAAGCAGGGAATCATCACCCCGGAAATGGAGTATGTGGCTATCAGGGAAAACCAGAGAATAGAGCAGCTTGATTCCGTATCTAAAGAAATGAGCTTTCAACATCCGGGACACAGCTTTGGAGCGAATACTCCGAAAGGCAAGATCACTCCGGAATTTGTAAGAGACGAAATTGCCGCCGGGAGAGCCATTATTCCCAATAACATCAACCACCCGGAAAGTGAGCCGATGATCATCGGGAGAAATTTCCTGGTGAAAATCAATGCCAATATCGGAAACAGCGCTGTTTCATCCAGTATTGAAGAAGAAGTGGAAAAAGCCGTATGGGCCTGCCGATGGGGAGCAGATACCATTATGGATCTTTCTACAGGGAAAAATATTCACGAAACAAGAGAGTGGATCATAAGAAACAGTCCGGTTCCGATCGGTACCGTTCCTATTTATCAGGCATTGGAAAAAGTAAAAGGTGTTCCTGAAGATCTTACATGGGAAATCTTCAGAGATACCCTGATCGAACAGGCTGAACAGGGAGTTTCTTACTTTACCATCCACGCAGGAGTTTTACTAAGATATATTCACCTGACAGCCAACAGAGTAACCGGAATTGTTTCCCGAGGTGGATCAATTATGGCAAAATGGTGCCTGTTCCATCATAAAGAAAGCTTCCTGTACACTCATTTTGAGGAGATTTGCGAGATCATGAAGAAATACGACGTGGCCTTCTCTCTGGGGGACGGGCTTCGTCCGGGATCTATTGCAGATGCCAATGATGCAGCTCAGTTTGCAGAACTGGAAACGTTAGGTGAACTCACTAAAATTGCCTGGAAGCATAATGTGCAGGTAATGATTGAAGGTCCGGGACATGTACCAATGCACATGATCAAAGAAAATATGGATAAACAGCTGAAGGAATGCCATGAAGCTCCGTTTTATACCTTAGGTCCTTTAACCACAGATATTGCACCGGGTTATGATCATATTACTTCCGGGATCGGAGCTGCCATGATCGGATGGTTTGGATGTGCGATGCTTTGCTACGTAACACCGAAAGAACATTTAGGACTTCCGAACAAGGATGATGTAAAAGTTGGGGTGATCACTTATAAACTGGCAGCACATGCGGCAGATTTGGCAAAAGGCCATCCGGGCGCACAATACAGAGACAATGCATTAAGTAAAGCAAGATTTGAATTCAGATGGGAAGATCAGTTCAATCTTTCATTAGATCCGGAAACAGCAAGAGCATATCACGATGAAACACTTCCGGCAGAAGGCGCAAAAATTGCCCATTTCTGTTCTATGTGCGGACCGAAGTTCTGCTCTATGAAAATTACTCAGGAAATCCGTGAATCTGCAGAAAAAGGAATGCTGGATAAGTCACAGGAATTTATTGAAAAAGGGAAAGAAATCTATATATGA
- a CDS encoding thiamine phosphate synthase: MEKLQYISQGNTIQEQELHIRKALDNGIQWVQVRWKNAPENELINLCEISKQLCSEYQSVCIINDHVHLAKEIDADGVHVGLNDIAVEEARLILGENKIIGGTANTLSDVIQRINESCNYIGLGPLRFTTTKEKLSPVLGYEGYQKIIDGLREQSIDIPKIFAIGSVAFEDILPLQEIGIYGVAVSDLITKQPEIINELKKVMI, translated from the coding sequence ATGGAAAAATTACAATACATATCACAGGGAAATACAATACAGGAGCAGGAACTTCATATCCGTAAAGCCCTGGATAATGGAATCCAATGGGTACAGGTGAGATGGAAAAATGCTCCTGAAAATGAATTAATAAACCTTTGTGAAATTTCAAAACAACTTTGTTCAGAATATCAGTCGGTTTGTATCATCAATGACCATGTACATCTGGCTAAAGAAATTGATGCAGATGGAGTGCATGTAGGATTAAATGACATTGCTGTTGAAGAAGCAAGGCTGATTTTAGGAGAAAATAAAATTATCGGCGGAACAGCCAATACCCTTTCGGATGTCATTCAGAGAATCAATGAATCCTGCAACTATATAGGTCTGGGACCATTGAGGTTTACCACAACTAAAGAAAAACTAAGTCCTGTTCTTGGGTATGAAGGATATCAGAAAATTATAGATGGATTAAGAGAGCAATCCATTGATATCCCTAAAATATTTGCCATCGGAAGTGTTGCTTTTGAAGATATCTTACCCTTACAGGAAATCGGAATTTACGGTGTTGCCGTTTCTGACCTTATTACAAAACAGCCTGAGATTATTAATGAACTAAAAAAAGTAATGATATGA
- a CDS encoding thiamine phosphate synthase → MILVITPELIVPNETDSINQMFQEGLNLLHIRKPWISRNEMIEFITKIDDAFHSQLVLHTHYDLGKEYHISRFHFREIDREQGKYKPFVPENIISTSVHHITTYNTLDKEWEYAFISPFFPSISKKGYGTDSTIKEEIQYRNNPDVKLIALGGINHDNIHEVFESGADGAALLGAVWESEEPLKVFKKCRNVLMS, encoded by the coding sequence ATGATCCTTGTTATCACTCCTGAATTGATTGTTCCGAACGAAACTGATAGCATTAATCAGATGTTTCAGGAAGGTCTTAACCTGCTTCACATCCGTAAACCATGGATCAGCCGTAATGAAATGATTGAATTTATAACCAAAATTGATGACGCTTTTCATTCACAGCTGGTACTTCATACGCATTATGACCTTGGGAAAGAATATCATATTTCAAGATTTCATTTCAGGGAAATTGACCGGGAACAAGGAAAATACAAACCCTTTGTACCGGAAAATATTATTTCAACTTCAGTACACCATATCACAACCTACAATACTTTGGATAAAGAATGGGAATATGCTTTCATAAGCCCGTTCTTTCCAAGTATATCCAAAAAAGGATATGGGACAGATTCTACTATTAAAGAAGAAATACAATATCGGAACAATCCGGATGTGAAATTAATTGCCCTTGGAGGCATTAATCATGATAATATTCATGAAGTCTTCGAATCGGGTGCAGACGGAGCAGCGCTGTTAGGTGCTGTATGGGAAAGTGAAGAACCTTTAAAAGTATTCAAAAAATGCAGGAACGTCCTTATGTCATAA
- a CDS encoding RluA family pseudouridine synthase: MKEQIIYEDNHLLVVNKKVGQLVQGDKTGDESLLESIKNFIKIRDAKPGNVFLGLVHRIDRPTSGLVIYAKTSKALSRLTQMVKNREVKKTYWAVVGKEMIPQSQRLVHYLKKNEKNNKAIVFPKATEGAKEAILTYHVIKTLDNYLLLEIDLETGRHHQIRAQLSKTGVPIKGDLKYGAPRSNPDGGINLHARKLEFIHPVTKENIEIIAPVPQNDAIWRLVKNKHIIKKLNHEIQITFISHIAGYGILFRQ; encoded by the coding sequence ATGAAGGAGCAGATTATATATGAGGACAATCACCTTCTGGTGGTCAATAAAAAAGTCGGGCAACTTGTTCAGGGTGATAAGACCGGTGATGAATCACTATTGGAATCCATCAAAAACTTTATAAAAATAAGAGATGCTAAGCCGGGAAATGTTTTTCTCGGCTTGGTTCATCGTATAGATCGTCCCACATCAGGATTAGTGATCTATGCAAAAACTTCTAAAGCGCTTTCCCGTCTTACGCAGATGGTGAAAAACCGGGAAGTGAAAAAAACATATTGGGCAGTCGTGGGAAAAGAAATGATTCCGCAAAGCCAGAGACTGGTACATTATTTAAAGAAAAACGAAAAAAATAATAAAGCCATCGTCTTTCCAAAAGCTACGGAAGGAGCCAAAGAAGCTATTCTGACGTATCATGTGATCAAAACATTAGACAATTATTTGTTGCTGGAAATTGACCTTGAGACCGGAAGACATCACCAGATCAGGGCTCAGCTGTCTAAAACAGGAGTTCCGATTAAAGGTGATTTAAAATATGGAGCACCACGTTCCAATCCGGATGGAGGTATTAATCTTCACGCCAGAAAACTGGAATTTATTCATCCGGTTACCAAAGAAAATATTGAAATTATAGCTCCGGTACCTCAAAATGATGCGATCTGGAGGCTTGTGAAGAATAAGCATATCATAAAAAAACTAAACCATGAAATTCAAATCACTTTTATTAGCCACATTGCTGGTTATGGCATCTTGTTCAGACAATGA
- a CDS encoding heavy metal translocating P-type ATPase, with protein MSENCFHCGQGIEKERILFDEKTFCCNGCKSVYEILNTNNLSNFYQLNKGAGIRPSDENSTQFDYLDTPEIFEKVTDFSEGNTSLVTFKIPVIHCSSCIWLLESLHTLNQHIKYSQVNFTRKTLQISFNHNDLKLSELANFLTNLGYKPVISLETAEKNVDHLDKSLLVKFAIAGFAFGNGMFLAFPEYVGGEDYWMEHYKGLFRTLMFLLACPVVFYSASDYYKSAWYGLKNKIVNIDVPIVLGIFVLFGRSIYEVVTDYGPGYFDTLCGLLFFMLMGKIFQKRTYSALSYDRDYKSFYPIAVTKVDFEGKQENILLSEVKVGDRILVRNQEIIPVDAILINGEGNIDNSFITGESESISKQPGDKIFAGGKQIGSSLELEVIKDVDQSYLTQLWNKEAFKKHETGLDTLTNNISKYFTFIILSIALISGIYWSFIDLEKMFQVISAILIIACPCALALSAPFTFGHIMRILGRNKFYVKDTLTIEKIAKLDTIVFDKTGTITHRKKSNIKYEGADINEFDSLNIKTLLKNSNHPLSKSLYEFIDVNDDYFPVENFVEISGKGYEANVRGNLYKIGSARYNNQEPKNLETAVYISKNGEYLGKFIFKNEYRPKLKELFTKLTQYKIFILSGDNSSEENQLKELIPNYKGMAFNQSPEDKLNYIKNLQDQHMKVAMLGDGLNDAGALKQSNVGIAIADDTNSFTPSSDVIMNGEKVVTLDNYLNVCKGSITIVKMTFIISFLYNIVGLSYAVTGHMHPLFAAIIMPISSITVVTFTTLSTWILGRKYFKKQA; from the coding sequence GTGAGCGAGAACTGTTTTCATTGTGGTCAAGGTATAGAAAAAGAGAGAATTTTATTTGATGAAAAGACTTTCTGTTGCAATGGCTGCAAGTCTGTTTATGAAATTCTAAATACGAATAACTTAAGCAATTTTTATCAGCTTAACAAAGGGGCAGGAATTCGTCCGAGTGATGAAAATTCTACCCAGTTTGACTATTTGGACACTCCTGAGATTTTTGAAAAAGTAACAGATTTCTCTGAAGGAAACACCAGCCTTGTTACATTTAAAATCCCTGTAATTCATTGTTCTTCCTGTATCTGGTTATTGGAAAGCCTCCATACTTTAAATCAGCACATCAAATATTCCCAGGTTAATTTTACAAGGAAGACCTTACAGATTTCATTCAACCATAACGATTTGAAATTAAGCGAACTAGCTAATTTCTTAACCAATCTGGGATACAAACCTGTTATCAGTCTTGAAACCGCTGAAAAAAACGTTGATCACCTTGATAAATCACTTCTGGTAAAATTTGCCATCGCCGGTTTTGCATTTGGAAACGGAATGTTCCTGGCATTTCCTGAATATGTAGGAGGGGAAGATTACTGGATGGAGCATTACAAAGGTCTTTTCAGAACCCTGATGTTCCTGCTGGCCTGTCCGGTTGTCTTTTACTCGGCTTCTGATTATTATAAATCTGCTTGGTACGGATTAAAAAATAAGATTGTCAATATTGATGTCCCTATTGTACTGGGAATTTTTGTTCTCTTTGGCAGAAGTATCTATGAAGTGGTAACGGATTACGGTCCTGGATATTTTGATACGCTTTGTGGACTGCTTTTCTTCATGCTGATGGGGAAAATTTTCCAGAAAAGAACGTACAGTGCCCTTTCTTATGATAGAGATTACAAATCATTCTATCCTATTGCGGTTACCAAAGTAGACTTTGAAGGAAAACAGGAGAACATCCTTCTTTCTGAGGTAAAAGTAGGAGACAGGATTTTAGTCAGAAATCAGGAAATCATTCCGGTAGATGCCATACTGATCAACGGAGAAGGAAATATTGACAACAGTTTTATTACCGGAGAAAGTGAAAGTATCAGCAAGCAACCCGGTGACAAGATTTTTGCCGGAGGTAAACAGATCGGGTCATCACTGGAACTGGAAGTAATCAAAGACGTAGATCAGAGTTATCTAACCCAGCTTTGGAATAAAGAAGCTTTCAAAAAACACGAGACCGGCCTTGACACCCTGACAAACAACATCAGTAAATATTTCACGTTCATTATCTTAAGCATTGCTTTAATTTCGGGGATTTACTGGTCATTTATTGATTTGGAAAAAATGTTCCAGGTTATTTCAGCCATTCTTATCATTGCATGTCCATGTGCACTTGCATTGTCTGCACCGTTCACTTTCGGACACATTATGAGGATTTTAGGGCGAAACAAGTTTTATGTAAAAGATACATTAACGATTGAAAAAATCGCGAAGCTGGATACAATTGTTTTTGATAAAACCGGAACGATTACCCACAGAAAAAAATCAAACATCAAATATGAAGGAGCTGATATTAATGAATTTGACTCCCTGAATATCAAAACATTATTAAAAAACTCCAACCACCCGCTTTCAAAATCACTGTATGAATTCATTGATGTAAATGATGATTATTTCCCTGTAGAAAATTTCGTTGAAATTTCAGGAAAAGGATATGAGGCCAACGTAAGAGGAAATCTTTATAAAATTGGTTCTGCCCGCTATAACAATCAGGAACCCAAGAATCTTGAGACCGCAGTTTATATCAGTAAAAACGGCGAATACCTTGGTAAATTCATCTTTAAAAATGAATACCGCCCGAAACTGAAAGAGCTTTTCACGAAATTAACCCAATACAAAATATTTATTCTGAGCGGAGATAATTCTTCAGAAGAAAATCAGCTTAAAGAACTCATTCCCAACTACAAAGGAATGGCCTTTAATCAGAGCCCGGAAGATAAGTTGAATTATATTAAAAATCTTCAGGACCAGCATATGAAGGTAGCAATGCTCGGAGACGGGCTTAATGATGCAGGAGCTTTAAAACAAAGTAATGTAGGAATTGCTATTGCTGATGATACAAACAGTTTTACGCCATCTTCTGATGTGATCATGAATGGTGAAAAAGTGGTTACACTTGACAACTATCTGAACGTTTGTAAGGGCTCTATCACGATTGTGAAAATGACATTTATAATCAGTTT
- the panB gene encoding 3-methyl-2-oxobutanoate hydroxymethyltransferase yields MSVHSEIKKVTTETLRKMKFDKEKITMLTAYDFTTAKMVDAGGVDAILIGDSAANVMAGFETTLPITLDQMIYHAQSVVRGTDRALVVADLPFGTYQSNPEKALESAVRMMKEGGAHAVKIEGGKEISKSIKKIINAGIPVMGHLGLTPQSIYKFGTYKVRAKEEAEAEKLIADAQLLEELGCFSIVLEKIPADLAKKVTDSISIPTIGIGAGSHCDGQVLVYHDMVGMNKGFSPKFLRRYLDLYTEITGAVSQYVKDVKSVEFPNENESY; encoded by the coding sequence ATGTCTGTTCACTCTGAAATTAAAAAAGTTACGACTGAAACCTTGCGTAAAATGAAATTCGACAAGGAAAAAATAACAATGCTTACAGCCTATGATTTTACTACCGCAAAGATGGTAGATGCCGGCGGAGTAGATGCTATTTTGATTGGAGACTCTGCAGCGAATGTAATGGCTGGTTTTGAAACTACATTACCTATTACGCTGGATCAGATGATCTACCATGCCCAAAGTGTGGTGAGAGGAACCGACAGAGCTTTGGTGGTAGCAGATTTACCTTTCGGAACTTATCAGAGTAACCCTGAAAAAGCATTGGAATCTGCGGTAAGAATGATGAAGGAAGGCGGTGCACATGCCGTTAAAATTGAAGGAGGGAAAGAAATTTCCAAATCAATTAAAAAAATTATCAATGCCGGAATTCCGGTAATGGGACATTTGGGATTAACACCACAGTCTATCTATAAATTCGGTACCTATAAAGTAAGAGCTAAGGAAGAGGCAGAAGCTGAAAAACTGATTGCTGATGCACAGCTTTTGGAAGAACTTGGATGTTTTTCTATTGTATTAGAAAAGATTCCGGCAGATTTAGCAAAAAAAGTGACAGACAGTATTTCCATTCCAACGATCGGAATTGGTGCCGGATCACATTGTGACGGACAGGTTCTGGTATATCATGATATGGTAGGAATGAACAAAGGGTTCAGTCCGAAATTCTTAAGAAGATACCTTGATCTTTACACAGAAATTACAGGAGCTGTTTCCCAATATGTAAAAGATGTGAAAAGCGTTGAGTTTCCTAATGAAAATGAAAGTTATTAA
- the thiS gene encoding sulfur carrier protein ThiS — MELIINHTRKTFDVLPANLEALLAIELPGKKKGIAVALNNRIIPLSVWAETILNNNDSILIITATQGG; from the coding sequence ATGGAACTTATAATCAACCACACCCGAAAAACATTCGATGTACTTCCTGCAAACCTGGAAGCATTACTGGCTATTGAGCTGCCCGGAAAAAAGAAAGGCATTGCTGTAGCCCTTAACAATCGCATTATTCCCCTGTCTGTCTGGGCGGAAACCATCCTTAACAACAACGATTCAATTTTAATCATTACTGCCACTCAGGGCGGTTAA